One Diospyros lotus cultivar Yz01 chromosome 1, ASM1463336v1, whole genome shotgun sequence genomic window carries:
- the LOC127804252 gene encoding DDB1- and CUL4-associated factor homolog 1 → MEEVSPSESQSAAAAVAAAAAPPRPSPPPPSAPADDEEEQESNNEDESLLEKAQALMDKITSSPDNPNPNVIHALSSILETQESRYMEETGHLSLNNTRASHNVGRLGSLIRENDEFFELISSKFLSEARYPASIQAATTRLLFSCSLTWMYPHVFEETVLENIKGWVMDETARSSGEDRSWKHETGKRKSSDSEMLKTYSTGLLAVCLVGGGQGVEDVVTSGLSALSAKLMRYLRIQALGEASQKDAHYLAESKNASVNCVRVRDEGRGRFWQVPDTSHLDPPRIMEEGLLDESSTKWTHDSSQACADECGVQGGEPPDSLAEGHDTYEEVGINGEDRWHGQDLHDGRTNIGDRNCPARSGREEDFDESIRDESSRRRVARGLARSRGKGRVNEVIPENEQGLISPGSGSRLGTRGRIIKERSLNRSFDVKRLPDPKKSLGGVSADSFVMEREDNNDDCFKECKVGTKDISDLVRKAVQAAEAEAIAASAPAEAVKAACDAAAEVVKSAASEELKRTGDEEAAVLSASIAASTVIDAASAIEMSRSSIGVCDDSIAPNGTEPEPNEEAEEFFILDIDSLAKLREKFCIQCLVILGEYVEVLGPVLHEKGVDVCLALLQRNSKQIDESKIAMLLPDVLKLICTLAAHRKFAALFVDRGGMQRLLAVPRIAQTFFGLSSCLYAIGSLQGIMERVCALPSDVVQQVVELGLQLLGCPQDQARKNAALFLSNAFVFRAVLDSFDAQDGLQKSLSPLHDAASVRSGVNSGALGPSSSGPLRNDRSPPEVLTSSEKQIAYHTCVALRQYFRAHLLLLVDSIRPNKNNRSAVRNIPNIRAAYKPLDISNEAMDAIFRQLQKDRKLGPAFVRVRWPAVDKFLASNGHIIMLEFCQAPTVDRYLHDLLQYALGVLHIVTLVPYSRKPIVNATLSNDRIGVAVILDAANGAGYVEPEIIQPALNVLVNLVCPPPSISNKPPLITQVQQSASVQTLNGPSMESRNAERNISDRVGNMPVQNELRERNGESSAADRGSSLTVGGTTAVCNTSQTSVTSGLVGDRRISLGAGAGCAGLAAQLEQGYRQAREVVRANNGIKVLLQLLQSRIVAPPAALDCLRALACRVLLGLARDDAIAHILTKLQVGKKLSELIRDSGSQTTGNEHSRWQAELAQVAIELIAIVTNSGRASTLAATDAATPTLRRIERAAIAAATPITYHSRELLLLIHEHLQASGLSTTADVLLKEAQLTPLPSLAAPSSLVHQSSGQDSSSIQIQWPSGRIPGGFFFDKQQKPTSSNGDSSVKCETDEPTSKKKPLFSPTLNLQSRSHPPAYDSPRASSSKIISNLKKSSAPEGTPEPSSIPAVKPILDTDIQFKTPIILPMKRKFMELKDMGLGSSVKQRNTCEHGLRSPACVTPNTARRSCLLTDVNVNCSPSTNVKDHHGRLILNNSLAENLDDNQCNTHLGPMTPSTQFGFLSDSQPINIERLTLDSLVVQYLKHQHRQCPAPITTLPPLSLLHPHVCPEPRRSLDVPSNVTARLSTREFRSNYGGIHGSRRDRQFVYSRFRPWRTCRDGDGGDRSLLTCVTFLGDSSQIAAGSHSGELKIFDSNSNNVLESCASHQSPLTLVQSYLSGETQLILSSSAHDVRLWDASSVSGGPKHPFEGCKAARFSNSGTIFAALSSEQFRREILLYDIQSCHLDMKLTDPSSTPLGRVHVHSTVHFSPSDTMLLWNGVLWDGRVSCPVHRFDQFTDYGGGGFHPAGNEVIINSEVWDLRKFRLLRSVPSLDQTVITFNASGDVIYAILRRNLEDVTSAFHTRRVKHSLFDAFRTVDAVNYSDIATIPVDRCVLDFATEPTDSFVGLVTMDDQEEMYSSARVYEIGRRRPTDDDSDPDGAESEEEEDDDDDEEDIDEDPLLGPIDGDGDSADDTSNDDDDSLSDLDEDEEDANFIMDGDFGPGGGILEIVTDGEDDDSQMVESLSSGDEGDFAGFVF, encoded by the exons ATGGAGGAGGTGTCCCCCAGCGAATCACAatcggcggcggcggcggttgCGGCGGCGGCCGCTCCTCCGCGACCGTCACCCCCGCCTCCATCTGCTCCAGCCGATGACGAGGAGGAGCAAGAATCGAATAACGAAGACGAGAGTTTGCTGGAGAAGGCACAGGCACTCATGGACAAGATCACCTCCTCTCCTGATAACCCTAATCCCAACGTCATCCACGCCCTTTCGTCTATCCTCGAAACGCAAGAATCCAG ATACATGGAAGAGACAGGTCATCTCTCCTTAAATAATACTCGAGCATCTCACAATGTTGGCCGGCTGGGGAGCTTAATCCGG GAGAACGATGAATTTTTTGAGTTAATATCATCAAAGTTCTTGTCTGAAGCTAGATACCCAGCATCCATTCAGGCAGCTACAACAAGGCTTCTGTTCAGTTGTTCGCTTACTTGGATG TATCCCCATGTTTTTGAAGAAACTGTTTTGGAAAATATTAAAGGCTGGGTGATGGATGAAACAGCCAGATCTTCTGGTGAAGATCGCAGCTGGAAGCATGAAACAGGGAAAAGGAAATCCTCTGACTCTGAGATGTTGAAGACCTACTCTACTGGCCTGCTAGCTGTATGCTTGGTGGG TGGTGGTCAAGGAGTGGAAGATGTAGTAACATCTGGATTGTCTGCACTGTCAGCAAAGCTCATGCGCTATCTTCGTATCCAGGCTTTAGGGGAGGCAAGTCAAAAAGATGCTCATTATTTAGCAGAGAGCAAAAATGCCTCTGTTAATTGTGTACGAGTTAGAGATGAAGGTCGGGGTAGGTTTTGGCAAGTTCCAGACACTTCTCATTTGGATCCTCCTAGGATTATGGAGGAAGGATTGCTAGATGAATCAAGCACTAAATGGACCCATGATAGTAGTCAAGCTTGTGCAGATGAATGTGGGGTTCAGGGTGGAGAACCTCCTGATAGTTTGGCTGAAGGTCATGATACTTATGAAGAGGTAGGTATTAATGGTGAGGACAGATGGCATGGTCAAGATTTGCATGATGGAAGGACAAACATTGGTGATAGAAATTGCCCAGCCAGGTCTGGACGGGAGGAAGATTTTGATGAGAGCATCAGGGATGAGTCATCAAGGCGTAGGGTAGCCCGTGGATTGGCACGATCTAGAGGAAAGGGAAGGGTTAATGAAGTAATTCCAGAGAATGAACAGGGTTTAATTTCTCCTGGATCTGGAAGTAGATTAGGAACCCGGGGTCGGATAATCAAGGAAAGGAGTCTAAATAGAAGTTTTGATGTTAAAAGGCTCCCAGATCCTAAGAAGAGTTTGGGTGGAGTGAGTGCTGATAGTTTTGTGATGGAAAGAGAGGATAATAATGATGACTGTTTCAAAGAATGCAAAGTTGGCACCAAAGATATTTCTGATCTAGTGAGAAAAGCTGTTCAAGCTGCTGAAGCCGAAGCTATAGCAGCTAGTGCACCAGCAGAAGCTGTTAAAGCTGCATGTGATGCTGCTGCCGAAGTGGTCAAAAGTGCTGCTTCTGAG GAACTTAAAAGGACAGGCGATGAAGAAGCTGCAGTTTTGTCTGCTTCCATAGCTGCATCTACAGTTATTGATGCTGCTAGTGCTATAGAAATGTCAAG GTCTTCAATTGGTGTTTGTGATGATTCAATAGCTCCAAATGGCACAGAACCAGAACCAAATGAAGAAGCTGAAGAATTTTTCATTCTTGATATTGATTCTCTTGCAAAACTGAGAGAAAAATTCTGCATCCAATGTCTTGTAATACTAGGAGAATATGTTGAAGTTCTTGGCCCTGTACTTCATGAAAAGGGGGTGGATGTTTGCCTTGCATTGCTGCAAAGAAATTCCAAACAAATAGACGAATCAAAGATTGCAATGCTCTTGCCGGATGTTTTGAAGCTGATCTGTACATTGGCTGCTCATCGGAAATTTGCTGCATTGTTTGTGGATCGTGGTGGCATGCAAAGACTGCTTGCTGTGCCAAGAATTGCTCAGACCTTTTTTGGCCTTTCTTCGTGCCTATATGCTATTGGCTCTCTTCAG GGGATTATGGAACGTGTATGTGCTCTTCCCTCTGATGTGGTACAACAGGTGGTTGAGTTAGGTCTTCAACTTCTTGGATGCCCCCAGGATCAAGCCAGAAAAAATGCTGCTTTATTCTTGTCTAATGCATTTGTCTTCAGAGCAGTCCTTGATTCCTTTGATGCTCAGGATGGCCTTCAGAAATCATTGAGTCCCTTGCATGATGCTGCCTCGGTAAGATCTGGTGTTAATTCTGGGGCATTGGGACCATCTAGTTCAGGACCACTTCGAAATGACCGATCCCCTCCAGAGGTACTGACCTCATCAGAGAAGCAGATAGCTTATCACACATGCGTTGCTTTGCGGCAATATTTTAGAGCGCATCTCCTCTTGCTTGTGGATTCAATTCGTCCAAACAAAAACAATAGAAGTGCAGTCCGAAATATTCCAAATATTAGAGCTGCCTACAAGCCACTTGACATAAGTAATGAAGCTATGGATGCAATATTTCGACAGCTGCAGAAGGATCGGAAACTTGGCCCTGCATTTGTGAGGGTTCGTTGGCCAGCTGTTGACAAGTTCCTAGCTTCAAATGGGCATATAATCATGTTGGAATTCTGTCAG GCCCCGACTGTTGACCGTTACTTACATGACTTACTTCAATACGCATTGGGTGTTCTGCACATAGTTACGTTGGTGCCTTACAGTCGCAAACCAATTGTGAATGCAACATTAAGCAATGATCGCATtggtgtagccgtaattctggATGCAGCAAATGGTGCTGGTTATGTTGAACCAGAG ATAATTCAGCCAGCGCTGAACGTCTTAGTCAACCTTGTTTGCCCCCCACCTTCAATCAGTAATAAGCCACCCCTTATCACACAAGTTCAGCAGTCAGCTTCTGTCCAAACCTTGAATGGGCCTTCTATGGAGTCTAGGAATGCAGAACGAAATATCTCAGATCGAGTTGGTAACATGCCGGTTCAGAATGAGCTGAGAGAACGGAATGGGGAATCCAGTGCCGCAGATCGTGGCAGCAGCTTAACAGTAGGTGGTACAACAGCTGTTTGCAATACTTCTCAAACATCTGTAACATCTGGACTGGTTGGAGACAGGAGAATATCTTTGGGCGCTGGAGCAGGTTGTGCTGGCCTTGCTGCCCAGTTGGAACAAGGCTACCGTCAGGCAAGAGAGGTCGTCCGTGCCAACAATGGCATAAAGGTTCTGCTACAGCTCCTCCAATCTCGTATAGTTGCACCTCCTGCTGCACTTGACTGTCTCCGTGCTCTTGCATGTCGAGTGCTTCTTGGTTTAGCCAGAGATGATGCAATTGCGCACATATTGACCAAGCTTCAG GTTGGGAAAAAGTTATCAGAACTAATTCGAGATTCAGGCAGCCAGACTACTGGAAATGAACATAGCAGGTGGCAAGCTGAACTCGCCCAGGTGGCAATTGAGCTAATTGCG ATAGTAACAAACTCAGGGCGTGCAAGTACATTGGCAGCTACTGATGCAGCAACCCCTACTTTGAGACGTATAGAGAGAGCTGCAATAGCTGCTGCCACTCCTATTACTTACCATTCCAG GGAACTTCTATTACTAATTCATGAACACCTTCAAGCATCTGGTTTATCTACAACTGCAGACGTGCTTCTGAAAGAGGCTCAATTGACTCCTTTGCCTTCTTTGGCAGCACCATCGTCTCTAGTGCATCAATCATCTGGGCAAGATTCCTCATCAATACAAATTCAATGGCCATCAGGACGAATTCCTGGtggatttttctttgataaacaACAGAAACCTACTTCAAGTAATGGAGATTCTAGTGTGAAATGTGAAACAGATGAGCCTACATCAAAGAAGAAGCCTCTGTTCTCACCAACGCTAAACTTACAGTCAAGAAGTCACCCCCCCGCTTATGATTCCCCTCGGGCATCGAGCAGCAAAATCATCAGTAATTTAAAGAAGTCTTCTGCACCTGAAGGTACACCAGAGCCATCATCAATTCCTGCAGTGAAGCCCATTTTGGATACTGATATTCAATTTAAGACACCCATCATATTGCCAATGAAACGCAAGTTCATGGAATTGAAGGACATGGGATTGGGATCATCAGTGAAGCAGCGCAACACTTGTGAGCATGGACTTCGATCCCCAGCTTGTGTGACACCTAATACTGCCCGTAGAAGCTGCCTACTGACTGATGTTAATGTTAATTGTTCTCCAAGTACTAATGTGAAAGATCATCATGGACGATTAATTCTAAATAACTCTCTGGCAGAGAATTTGGATGACAACCAATGCAACACTCATTTGGGTCCGATGACACCTTCAACCCAATTTGGGTTTCTAAGTGATTCGCAACCTATTAACATAGAAAGGTTGACTCTGGATTCTCTTGTTGTTCAGTATCTGAAACACCAGCATCGCCAGTGCCCGGCTCCAATTACTACATTACCACCTCTCTCCTTGTTGCATCCACATGTCTGTCCAGAGCCAAGACGAAGCCTTGATGTTCCATCAAATGTAACAGCCCGGCTTAGTACACGTGAATTTAGAAGTAACTATGGTGGGATTCATGGAAGTCGTAGGGATCGTCAATTTGTCTACAGCAGATTTAGGCCCTGGAGAACTTGTCGTGATGGTGATGGTGGTGACCGTTCCCTTTTGACATGTGTTACTTTCCTTGGAGATTCATCTCAGATTGCCGCTGGTAGCCATTCTGGAGAGCTAAAAATATTTGACTCCAACAGCAATAATGTGCTGGAGAGCTGCGCTAGCCACCAGTCTCCGTTGACACTAGTGCAATCATACCTTTCTGGGGAGACCCAGTTGATTCTTTCTTCGAGCGCCCATGATGTTCGACTTTGGGATGCATCTTCTGTTTCGGGCGGGCCAAAGCATCCATTTGAAGGATGCAAGGCTGCGAGGTTCAGCAATTCTGGAACCATATTTGCAGCATTATCTTCTGAGCAATTCCGACGTGAAATCCTATTGTATGATATCCAGTCATGTCATTTGGATATGAAGCTGACAGACCCCTCTTCAACTCCTTTGGGACGAGTCCATGTTCATTCTACTGTTCACTTTAGCCCTTCAGATACCATGCTGCTTTGGAATGGAGTTTTATGGGATGGGCGGGTTTCTTGTCCTGTCCATCGCTTTGACCAATTTACAGACTATGGTGGCGGCGGTTTTCATCCTGCTGGGAATGAG GTGATCATAAATTCTGAAGTTTGGGACCTTCGGAAGTTCAGGCTCCTCCGAAGTGTACCTTCTCTGGACCAGACTGTTATAACATTCAATGCTAGTGGGGATGTAATATATGCAATTCTGAGAAGAAATCTCGAGGATGTTACATCGGCATTTCACACTCGTCGGGTCAAGCACTCCCTCTTTGATGCTTTCCGCACGGTGGATGCCGTCAACTATTCTGATATTGCTACCATTCCCGTGGACCGTTGTGTCCTTGATTTTGCAACCGAGCCAACTGATTCTTTTGTTGGATTGGTCACtatggatgatcaagaggagATGTATTCTTCAGCGAGGGTGTATGAAATTGGCCGTAGGAGGCCTACCGATGACGACTCTGACCCCGACGGTGCTGAGAGCGAGGAAGAGGAAGACGACGATGATGACGAGGAGGATATTGATGAGGACCCATTGTTGGGACCTATTGATGGGGATGGTGATAGTGCTGATGATACGAGCAATGATGACGATGACAGTCTCAGTGATCTGGACGAAGACGAGGAAGATGCCAATTTCATCATGGATGGAGACTTCGGTCCTGGGGGTGGAATACTGGAGATAGTAACCGATGGAGAAGACGACGACAGCCAAATGGTTGAATCTTTGAGTAGCGGGGACGAAGGGGATTTTGCAGGTTTTGTCTTCTGA
- the LOC127787952 gene encoding crossover junction endonuclease MUS81 isoform X1, whose translation METQRRALCPENEQLVEFMWKKRQELADRPKGISDNIDMTLQKAYSNICNSKTPIRTLKDFSHIKGVGKWILKLSQEFFETDSGASEHEDLTKKGKKTQGDKRYVPQKNSAAYALLITLYRGTLGGSDFMRKQEIIDAAEASGLSRAPIMAEKGKGKPGQFGSSPRDWYSGWNCMKTLITKGLVVKSSCPAKYMLTHEGQEVARECLLRSGLVDSTENWTNAVNLPTTATNNSLNLDFSHADMAKEVTLRSANCSLQKNLMDVPPESIDKLQRMGYSKDQILCAFAEVSETSQNKEISSPWLAVLCRLREEQVYGLPLASHKASREDFPVKSPSRDGEKDVIVTENSQVESDCRGALRANSALVTAQSSFALRACSSTDYRVHKQGSDGVEANINILAMPPLRFGESFEEAYDVILVLDDREQFATQGSRSRKIIENICNQFKIKIEVRRLPVGDGIWIARHKNHGCEYVLNFIVERKKVDDLRCSIRDNRYRDQKLRLLRCGLKKLIYVVEGDPNSSEAAESIKTACFTTEISEGFDVQRTSGLGDTLRRYGYLTQAITHYYRSKYCEDKQNSLQVCPSFDEFIRRCQDLDKMTVSDVFAIQLMQIPQVTEEVAITVLDLYPTLLSLARAYSLLDGDISAQEEMLKKQSNNVINAAASRNIFQLVWGS comes from the exons ATGGAGACGCAAAGGCGGGCGCTGTGTCCAGAGAACGAACAGCTGGTGGAGTTCATGTGGAAGAAGCGGCAAGAATTGGCCGACAGACCCAAAGGGATTTCGGACAACATTGACATGACTCTTCAAAAGGCTTATTCCAATATCTGCAACTCCAAGACCCCCATTAGAACCCTCAAGGACTTCTCTCATATCAA GGGTGTGGGAAAATGGATCTTGAAGCTCTCACAAGAGTTTTTTGAGACTGATTCTGGTGCTTCCGAACATGAAGATTTGACAAAAAAGG GGAAGAAAACACAAGGGGATAAACGCTATGTACCGCAAAAAAATTCTGCAGCCTATGCACTGTTGATCACTCTTTACAG GGGGACCTTAGGTGGCAGTGATTTTATGCGCAAGCAGGAGATAATTGATGCTGCTGAAGCAAGTGGGCTTTCTCGGGCACCAATTAT GGCAGAAAAGGGCAAAGGAAAGCCTGGACAATTTGGAAGCTCTCCAAGGGACTGGTATAGTGGATGGAACTGCATGAAGACGTTAATAACTAAAGGATTGGTTGTAAAGTCTAGTTGCCCTGCAAA ATACATGCTGACCCATGAAGGTCAGGAAGTTGCCCGTGAATGTCTATTGAGATCTGGTCTGGTTGATTCAACTGAAAACTGGACCAACGCAGTGAATCTTCCAACTACGGCTACAAACAACAGTTTGAATTTAGACTTTTCTCATGCTGATATGGCTAAAGAAGTGACTCTGAGATCTGCCAATTGTAGTTTGCAGAAGAATCTAATGGATGTTCCCCCTGAATCTATTGATAAG TTGCAGCGGATGGGGTACTCTAAGGATCAGATACTTTGTGCTTTTGCTGAAGTTTCAGAAACATCTCAGAACAAGGAGATTTCTTCACCATGGCTGGCTGTTCTTTGTCGGCTTCGAGAGGAGCAAGTTTATGGCTTACCTTTGGCATCTCACAAGGCTTCAAGAGAGGATTTTCCTGTCAAATCACCATCCAGAGATG GTGAAAAAGATGTTATAGTGACTGAGAATAGTCAGGTGGAATCTGATTGCAGAGGTGCATTACGTGCAAACTCTGCATTGGTTACTGCTCAGAGCTCCTTCGCGTTGAGAGCTTGCTCATCAACT GATTACCGTGTACATAAGCAAGGCTCAGATGGTGTAGAGgctaacataaatattttagcaATGCCACCTCTAAGATTTGGAGAGAGCTTTGAGGAAGCTTATGATGTAATTTTGGTTTTGGATGACAGAGAGCAATTTGCTACTCAAGG GTCTCGCTCAAGGAAAATCATTGAGAACATTTGCAAccaattcaaaattaaaattgag GTTAGACGACTGCCTGTTGGAGATGGAATCTGGATAGCTCGGCATAAAAATCATGGGTGTGAATATGTTCTCAATTTTATTGTTGAGAGAAAGAAAGTTGATGATTTGCGCTGCTCAATCAGGGACAACCGTTATAGGGATCAAAAACTACGGCTTTTG AGATGCGGACTGAAGAAACTGATATATGTGGTGGAAGGTGATCCGAATTCCTCAGAAGCTGCTGAAAGCATCAAAACAGC TTGTTTCACAACAGAGATTTCAGAAGGATTTGATGTGCAGAGAACAAGTGGCTTGGGTGATACATTGAGGAGATATGGTTATCTTACTCAAGCCATAACTCACTACTACAGATCAAAGTACTGTGAAGACAAACAGAATAGCTTGCAAGTCTGCCCCTCTTTTGATGAATTTATCAGAAGGTGCCAAGACTTGGATAAGATGACTGTCAGTGACGTATTTGCCATTCAACTCATGCAG ATTCCACAGGTCACAGAGGAGGTTGCCATTACTGTTCTGGATTTGTACCCAACATTGCTATCTCTTGCTCGTGCATACTCTTTACTT GATGGTGATATTTCTGCACAGGAAGAAATGCTGAAGAAGCAGAGTAACAACGTGATAAATGCTGCTGCAAGTAGAAATATATTCCAACTTGTTTGGGGGAGCTGA
- the LOC127787952 gene encoding crossover junction endonuclease MUS81 isoform X2 has protein sequence METQRRALCPENEQLVEFMWKKRQELADRPKGISDNIDMTLQKAYSNICNSKTPIRTLKDFSHIKGVGKWILKLSQEFFETDSGASEHEDLTKKGKKTQGDKRYVPQKNSAAYALLITLYRGTLGGSDFMRKQEIIDAAEASGLSRAPIMAEKGKGKPGQFGSSPRDWYSGWNCMKTLITKGLVVKSSCPAKYMLTHEGQEVARECLLRSGLVDSTENWTNAVNLPTTATNNSLNLDFSHADMAKEVTLRSANCSLQKNLMDVPPESIDKRMGYSKDQILCAFAEVSETSQNKEISSPWLAVLCRLREEQVYGLPLASHKASREDFPVKSPSRDGEKDVIVTENSQVESDCRGALRANSALVTAQSSFALRACSSTDYRVHKQGSDGVEANINILAMPPLRFGESFEEAYDVILVLDDREQFATQGSRSRKIIENICNQFKIKIEVRRLPVGDGIWIARHKNHGCEYVLNFIVERKKVDDLRCSIRDNRYRDQKLRLLRCGLKKLIYVVEGDPNSSEAAESIKTACFTTEISEGFDVQRTSGLGDTLRRYGYLTQAITHYYRSKYCEDKQNSLQVCPSFDEFIRRCQDLDKMTVSDVFAIQLMQIPQVTEEVAITVLDLYPTLLSLARAYSLLDGDISAQEEMLKKQSNNVINAAASRNIFQLVWGS, from the exons ATGGAGACGCAAAGGCGGGCGCTGTGTCCAGAGAACGAACAGCTGGTGGAGTTCATGTGGAAGAAGCGGCAAGAATTGGCCGACAGACCCAAAGGGATTTCGGACAACATTGACATGACTCTTCAAAAGGCTTATTCCAATATCTGCAACTCCAAGACCCCCATTAGAACCCTCAAGGACTTCTCTCATATCAA GGGTGTGGGAAAATGGATCTTGAAGCTCTCACAAGAGTTTTTTGAGACTGATTCTGGTGCTTCCGAACATGAAGATTTGACAAAAAAGG GGAAGAAAACACAAGGGGATAAACGCTATGTACCGCAAAAAAATTCTGCAGCCTATGCACTGTTGATCACTCTTTACAG GGGGACCTTAGGTGGCAGTGATTTTATGCGCAAGCAGGAGATAATTGATGCTGCTGAAGCAAGTGGGCTTTCTCGGGCACCAATTAT GGCAGAAAAGGGCAAAGGAAAGCCTGGACAATTTGGAAGCTCTCCAAGGGACTGGTATAGTGGATGGAACTGCATGAAGACGTTAATAACTAAAGGATTGGTTGTAAAGTCTAGTTGCCCTGCAAA ATACATGCTGACCCATGAAGGTCAGGAAGTTGCCCGTGAATGTCTATTGAGATCTGGTCTGGTTGATTCAACTGAAAACTGGACCAACGCAGTGAATCTTCCAACTACGGCTACAAACAACAGTTTGAATTTAGACTTTTCTCATGCTGATATGGCTAAAGAAGTGACTCTGAGATCTGCCAATTGTAGTTTGCAGAAGAATCTAATGGATGTTCCCCCTGAATCTATTGATAAG CGGATGGGGTACTCTAAGGATCAGATACTTTGTGCTTTTGCTGAAGTTTCAGAAACATCTCAGAACAAGGAGATTTCTTCACCATGGCTGGCTGTTCTTTGTCGGCTTCGAGAGGAGCAAGTTTATGGCTTACCTTTGGCATCTCACAAGGCTTCAAGAGAGGATTTTCCTGTCAAATCACCATCCAGAGATG GTGAAAAAGATGTTATAGTGACTGAGAATAGTCAGGTGGAATCTGATTGCAGAGGTGCATTACGTGCAAACTCTGCATTGGTTACTGCTCAGAGCTCCTTCGCGTTGAGAGCTTGCTCATCAACT GATTACCGTGTACATAAGCAAGGCTCAGATGGTGTAGAGgctaacataaatattttagcaATGCCACCTCTAAGATTTGGAGAGAGCTTTGAGGAAGCTTATGATGTAATTTTGGTTTTGGATGACAGAGAGCAATTTGCTACTCAAGG GTCTCGCTCAAGGAAAATCATTGAGAACATTTGCAAccaattcaaaattaaaattgag GTTAGACGACTGCCTGTTGGAGATGGAATCTGGATAGCTCGGCATAAAAATCATGGGTGTGAATATGTTCTCAATTTTATTGTTGAGAGAAAGAAAGTTGATGATTTGCGCTGCTCAATCAGGGACAACCGTTATAGGGATCAAAAACTACGGCTTTTG AGATGCGGACTGAAGAAACTGATATATGTGGTGGAAGGTGATCCGAATTCCTCAGAAGCTGCTGAAAGCATCAAAACAGC TTGTTTCACAACAGAGATTTCAGAAGGATTTGATGTGCAGAGAACAAGTGGCTTGGGTGATACATTGAGGAGATATGGTTATCTTACTCAAGCCATAACTCACTACTACAGATCAAAGTACTGTGAAGACAAACAGAATAGCTTGCAAGTCTGCCCCTCTTTTGATGAATTTATCAGAAGGTGCCAAGACTTGGATAAGATGACTGTCAGTGACGTATTTGCCATTCAACTCATGCAG ATTCCACAGGTCACAGAGGAGGTTGCCATTACTGTTCTGGATTTGTACCCAACATTGCTATCTCTTGCTCGTGCATACTCTTTACTT GATGGTGATATTTCTGCACAGGAAGAAATGCTGAAGAAGCAGAGTAACAACGTGATAAATGCTGCTGCAAGTAGAAATATATTCCAACTTGTTTGGGGGAGCTGA